One window of Papaver somniferum cultivar HN1 chromosome 9, ASM357369v1, whole genome shotgun sequence genomic DNA carries:
- the LOC113312699 gene encoding protein MAIN-LIKE 2-like, which produces MDHVDWSRYEKLSQLSRGVGPPQHKCENLDDNRDINFRSSWKEVNKFYQIVVDNKPRASVLLQVCGFGSVFEFKFKYADKALTEVVCERWWKKTRTFHFREFEIGLTPLDFFRLTGIPIGGGKPIPELPKETMTPQELEAMDARYFCGVLDVMVQRKNQRLKTGDYDSKASTMRVSHLANYIRSRENLDNTAIADELTRIFLLWCIGAFLFADCSLRVDKRWCVVLDNLDVVGSYDWGTLALGVLYKHLDDWSSCKQKDLGGMSMILEFWYYFYFRNYQPVLKKSLKDDELDPHPAILLFSGTNLKNRGQVDLHKHSVSDARAQIAMTMGDAVIWDPWFRDSAQQHTDAFQAALEMSSRIFVFKCVKEGTRASTYLAERCMRQVLGVVVIP; this is translated from the coding sequence ATGGATCATGTCGATTGGTCTAGGTATGAGAAGTTATCCCAACTATCTCGAGGTGTCGGACCACCACAACATAAATGTGAGAACTTAGATGACAACAGAGACATAAATTTTAGGAGCAGTTGGAAAGaggtaaataaattttaccagaTAGTGGTTGATAACAAACCCCGTGCAAGTGTACTTCTTCAAGTGTGTGGTTTTGGGTCTGTATTTGAATTTAAATTTAAGTATGCGGATAAGGCATTAACTGAAGTTGTATGTGAGAGGTGGTGGAAGAAGACCAGAACTTTTCACTTCCGTGAGTTTGAGATAGGTTTGACCCCTCTAGATTTCTTCCGGTTGACTGGTATTCCAATCGGAGGAGGTAAGCCAATCCCAGAATTACCAAAGGAAACTATGACGCCGCAAGAATTAGAAGCTATGGATGCTAGGTATTTCTGTGGTGTGTTAGATGTTATGGTCCAAAGAAAAAATCAGCGTTTGAAAACTGGAGATTATGATTCCAAGGCCAGCACTATGCGAGTTTCTCACTTGGCTAATTACATAAGAAGTAGGGAAAATCTTGACAACACAGCCATTGCCGATGAATTGACTAGAATCTTCTTGCTTTGGTGTATTGGTGCTTTTTTGTTTGCAGACTGTAGTCTTAGAGTAGATAAACGATGGTGTGTAGTGTTGGATAATTTAGATGTTGTTGGGTCTTATGATTGGGGTACTCTAGCTTTGGGTGTTTTGTATAAACATCTGGATGACTGGAGTTCATGCAAACAAAAGGATTTAGGTGGCATGTCGATGATCTTAGAATTCtggtattatttttatttccgtaaTTATCAACCGGTTTTGAAGAAAAGCCTAAAAGATGATGAACTTGATCCACACCCTGCTATTCTTCTATTTTCTGGGACAAACCTTAAGAATAGGGGACAAGTAGATCTTCACAAACATTCTGTGTCCGATGCACGCGCTCAGATAGCTATGACGATGGGGGATGCGGTTATTTGGGACCCCTGGTTCAGAGATAGTGCCCAACAACACACTGATGCATTCCAAGCCGCACTGGAGATGTCTAGTAGGATATTTGTTTTCAAGTGTGTTAAGGAAGGCACAAGAGCTTCTACTTATCTGGCCGAGAGGTGTATGAGGCAGGTTTTAGGTGTGGTAGTTATCCCATGA